One region of Sphingomonas kaistensis genomic DNA includes:
- a CDS encoding BolA family protein yields MNISPMGPVAREMTARLEKHLAPARIELRDDSEQHRGHGGYREDGGESHFFLRIESAAFTGQSRVGRQRLVYKALGDLMHERVHALAMETRAPGE; encoded by the coding sequence ATGAACATTTCTCCCATGGGTCCGGTCGCCCGCGAAATGACCGCCCGCCTCGAAAAACACCTCGCCCCGGCGCGGATCGAGCTGCGCGACGACAGCGAGCAGCATCGCGGCCACGGCGGGTATCGCGAGGATGGCGGCGAATCGCACTTCTTCCTCCGGATCGAAAGCGCCGCCTTCACCGGCCAGTCCCGGGTCGGCCGCCAGCGGCTGGTCTACAAGGCGCTGGGCGACCTGATGCACGAGCGCGTCCACGCACTGGCCATGGAAACGAGGGCACCCGGCGAATGA